The window ATACCCGGATGAAAAACCACCTAAATCAACAGTCATACGCGCTATCACAAAACCAGTATTTAATGTTGCTATATAACCATGAATAAAACTAAATCTACCCGGTTTTGAAATTCGAAGTACTACATATTGAATAACTAATAATGCTGTTGATATAAATCGATACACAACAAAGCGAGGGAACAACTCATGCGGAGTAATAACATAATCAAGTATCAAAAAACCAGGGACAAGAATTGAACCAAGCAGTATCAGCGTTTTAAGCCAAGAATGAATGAGTTCGTTGAGGTAAACAGTAAAGTTGGTATCTGAAATGGAATGCATAGGGTACCACCATTATGATATTTTATCACAGTAAGTTTATAATTAATACCTGAAACATCCATTTTGTGCAGCTAAATAATAGTGTAACCATGCAAATAGTAACCATTAGCCATCTAAATCTTTTACACTAAAGAATTCATTTAATTTTATTACTAATTTCTTTCAGTATTTCTAACTGAATCTCCTGTATTCTCATCATTTTTGACCACTGGTCAAGTAATAAATGATCAACTTTTTCGTGCAATGTCCTTATTTCAATTTCCGATTTTAAATTTATTTTATAATCATTTTCTGATCTGATGCGATCTTTCTTTTCTTGCCGGTTCTGGCTCATCATAATTATTGGAGCCTGTATGGCTGCCAGACATGACAAAATCAAATTTAATAATATAAATGGATACGGATCAAATGGTTTTATCATAATATATATACTATTGATTAATATCCATGTTAACAATATGATGAAAAATAATATAATAAATTTCCAATACAATATTTTTTGATAATGTGAAATCAGGTAAAAATCAACATTATTTTAAACCAGTATCTACCTCTGATCTTTTATACATTGTAACTCTACAGTGGGCATACCGTGTGGGGACAGGTATGCGATAGTTACCGGTACACTGCATCATGATATCAGTTGCTTCATCAATCCCAATCTTATGCCCCGGCGAAACAAATACTGGCTTAACCTGTGCGCGAGTACGCAATACCACACCAATGATTTCATCTTTGTCATATAAATATGCTCTGTCCCCTTTATTGGGGCCTGGTTCTGAATAGGTTCCACATAATCGCGATTTTGCACAACCTATAGTGGGAACATCAAGTATTACACCAATATGCGAGGCAATACCAAACCGCCGTGGATGGGCAATACCCTGTCCATCAAAGACCAGAACATCAGGTTTTATCGACAGCTTTTCATACGCTTTCAACACCAATGGTCCTTCTCTGAAAGATAGCAACCCGGGAACATACGGAAAAGTAATGGGGTCAGAGCAAAAAACCTCTTCACAAAGTTCCATAGTGGGGAAACTGAACACAGCAATGATGCAATATCCCCTGTCATCCGGGGTCAGAGCTACATCAATTCCTGCTATATATTCAATCTTTTCAGGCTTTCCCGTAATGATAACGTTGCCAGCAAGATTTTTTTGTATAATAATAGCTTCCTGAACACTGTAATCCCACTGTATACTCATGGCTCTGACCCCGCATTGATTGATAGTACATAGTACCAATATAATGTCAATGAAATTGAAGTGATTATTGAATACTATACTTTAAAAAATTTTTCTCTAATAGCATAAAATATTATTGTCATATAATTGACTCTATGATTGAATCATCAAAAAATTTTTTATAGGGCGATAGTTACCATGAAACCAAAGCGCATTCAATATACCATGTTCAATACCCCCATAGTTAAACATATACTTCGTGCTCTTGCATTTATTTTACGAACATTGTTAGGCTGGAAAAAAGTGGGAACACTTCCCGATGTCCCAAAATATTTAGCTATACTAGCATTTCATACTTCTAACTGGGATGTATTTTATGGTGTTCTGATAGCTTTTGGGTTTCATGTTGATATCTATTTTATGGCAAAAAATCAACTTTTCCGCTTCCCATTTGCACCGCTGGTACGTTTTTTGGGTGGCATACCAATAGACCGCTCAGTATCAAGTAATACTGTGCAAGCAACAATTGATATGTATAACAAGCATGAAAAATTTGCCATAGCATTAGCCCCTGAGGGTACCCGAAAAAAAGTAGAAAAATGGAAAACAGGTTTTTATCATATTGCCTCAGGCGCAAATGTCCCAATTATTTTGGCATTTTTAGATTACAAAACAAAATCTGGTGGCGTAGGTGCTGTAGTATATCCTACCGGTAATATGGAAGCTGACTTTCAGACAATAAGAGACTTCTATAAAAAGGTACACGCCCGTTATCCCGATCTGGCTTCATTACCACAAGACGAATAATTTGTACAAAGAAGAGCTGTCTAAAAGATTG is drawn from Spirochaetota bacterium and contains these coding sequences:
- the nfi gene encoding deoxyribonuclease V (cleaves DNA at apurinic or apyrimidinic sites) is translated as MSIQWDYSVQEAIIIQKNLAGNVIITGKPEKIEYIAGIDVALTPDDRGYCIIAVFSFPTMELCEEVFCSDPITFPYVPGLLSFREGPLVLKAYEKLSIKPDVLVFDGQGIAHPRRFGIASHIGVILDVPTIGCAKSRLCGTYSEPGPNKGDRAYLYDKDEIIGVVLRTRAQVKPVFVSPGHKIGIDEATDIMMQCTGNYRIPVPTRYAHCRVTMYKRSEVDTGLK
- a CDS encoding lysophospholipid acyltransferase family protein, with the protein product MKPKRIQYTMFNTPIVKHILRALAFILRTLLGWKKVGTLPDVPKYLAILAFHTSNWDVFYGVLIAFGFHVDIYFMAKNQLFRFPFAPLVRFLGGIPIDRSVSSNTVQATIDMYNKHEKFAIALAPEGTRKKVEKWKTGFYHIASGANVPIILAFLDYKTKSGGVGAVVYPTGNMEADFQTIRDFYKKVHARYPDLASLPQDE